A genomic stretch from Anomalospiza imberbis isolate Cuckoo-Finch-1a 21T00152 chromosome 9, ASM3175350v1, whole genome shotgun sequence includes:
- the TMEM275 gene encoding transmembrane protein 275, translating to MFSEKSSASLSQKPTQKKTRPQGLPSPALCCACGLCIMLAGINITLVGAFAFGTFLPVNNPPIIIGPILLVVAFTFFGACCICSRRPPAHGARKSKPGSNIGLIKPGNTAFEIETSEHTVQDTTAVQLSPTNSPISSKKSTPVHENAKACKLFTMEGNGPVAKYTTGGEAIQLNLPRDLATS from the coding sequence ATGTTCAGTGAAAAGAGCAGCGCTTCTTTGTcccaaaaacccacccagaAAAAGACCCGACCCCAGGgcctcccctcccctgctctctgctgtgcctgtggaCTCTGCATCATGCTAGCAGGGATCAACATCACCTTAGTGGGAGCATTTGCCTTTGGGACCTTCCTCCCTGTGAACAACCCTCCCATCATCATCGGACCCATCTTGTTGGTGGTGGCCTTCACGTTCTTCGGTGCCTGCTGCATCTGCAGCCGGAGGCCCCCAGCCCACGGGGCCCGAAAATCCAAACCAGGTTCTAACATTGGGCTCATCAAACCTGGCAACACAGCCTTTGAAATTGAAACCAGCGAGCACACGGTGCAGGACACCACCGCTGTCCAGCTGAGCCCCACAAATTCCCCCATCTCCTCCAAAAAGTCCACACCGGTTCATGAGAACGCCAAGGCTTGCAAACTCTTCACCATGGAAGGCAACGGGCCGGTGGCCAAATACACCACAGGGGGAGAGGCCATACAGCTCAACCTGCCCAGGGACCTGGCCACATCCTAA